In Paenibacillus protaetiae, the genomic stretch AAAAAGAATGCTTTGGCTCCCTTGCCGGGGGCTAAAGCATTCTTTGCGTATGCGCAATCCGAAACAGGAAGCGCCATAATTAAAAATCAATTAATCCAACGCTGATTTGCAAGGCGTCATCCACTTTACGCATCGACTCATCGTCGAGATGCGTAATTTTATCGGTTAAGCGCTGCTTATCAATCGTACGAATTTGTTCTAACAGAACAACAGAATCTCTGTCGAAGCCATGTGTCGCCGCATCCATCTCCACGTGGGTCGGAAGTTTGGCTTTCTGAATTTGTGCGGTGATTGCCGCTACAATAACGGTCGGGCTGAAACGGTTGCCGATGTCGTTCTGGATGACCAATACAGGTCTGACGCCTCCTTGCTCCGATCCAACAACCGGGGACAAATCAGCAAAAAAAACATCGCCGCGTTTAACGATCAAGATCTACACCCCGCTTACAAGACGGCCGAGTGTATGATCGGCCTCTTCCTCCGCTTGAAATGCTTCCGAAGCCATGTTCAAATTAATCTTGGCCATTTCCAGATACCCTCTTTGCATCGATTCACGGATTTGACGTTTTTTGCGTTCAACCAAGTATAATTTCATAGCTTGACGAATAAATTCGCTGCGGTTGGAATTCTCTTTTGCGACAATTCCGTCTACCTCTTCCAGCAATTGATCCGGTAAGCTAATCATAATTCGCTTGGTATTCTGTATATTGGCCACCGAACAAGCACCTCCAAAACTTTTCCAACCTCATGGTATCATTATGACTTAATTAAGCTGCCTCTATACTCCAACATATCTATGTGGAGCGTATATCAATTATGCTGTATCGCCATCCGCTTCCTGAAAGCAGGTCCTGTCGAAAGCGGAAATAGCCTGTACTCATCATTTCGTTGTAAATCGGGGAAATCCTCTATGCCTCGCAAAAAAAGCCGCTGTTAAAAATAGGCAGCAGCTATTGCTGTCGAACAATCGGATTGTCGACAGCAACAATCTGGCCATTCTTGCGGTATACGCGCGGCACGCGCGCGCTGATCATGCAGGTCACCTCGTAATTAATCGTGCCCAGTTGGTCTGCAATATCATCCGCCGTAATAACGGAATCGCCCTGCCGCCCGATCAGCACGACCTCTTCCCCGTTACGCACCGGATCATCTCCGCCGGCTTTATCGAGCGCGACCATACACTGATCCATGCAAATCGCGCCGAGAACCGGCGCCTTTACGCCGCGGATCAGCACCTGCGCTTTACCGGTAAGCATACGGCTGTAGCCGTCCGCATACCCCACAGGAAGGGTGCCGATCCGTTCCGTGCCTTGCGTAAAATAACGGGTGCCATAGCTGATCCCCCAGCCTTCCGGCGCATCCTTGACATGGACAACCTCTGTCTTCAGCGACATGACCGGCTCAAGCTGGATCGTCTCCCGGCCAACCTCAGCTGACGGGTATAAGCCGTACATGGCGATGCCAAGGCGAACCATGCTATATGCAAACTCCGGCGTTTCCATTCCCGCCGCGCTGTTTGCGGCATGAATAAGCGGAATCGGCAGCTGATGCCGTTTCACATAATCCGCTACTTCGCTAAACCGGCGGTATTGCAGCTCGGTATAGCTTTTGTCGGCTTCGTCCGCCCGCGCGTAGTGAGTGAACAAGCCTTCCACTTCAAGACCGGGCACCTGCATAGCCCGCTCGATAAATACGGAAGCTTCCTCGACGCCAAGCAAGCCAAGCCGGCCCATGCCGGAATCGATTTTGATATGCGCCTTCAGCCTTTTGCCTTCGGCGTCCGGCGGAAGCGCCGCTATTGCGTCCAATATATCATTCCGGTACAACGCAATCGTAATGTTATGCTCGCGCGCGAGCAGCAGCCCTTCGGCCGGCACAAAACCAAGGACAAGGATCGGCTTGCGGACGCCGGCATTCCTTAATTGCAGCGCTTCGTCCAAAAAAGCGACCCCAAAATAATCAATGCCAAACGCTTCTGCTTCCTTGGCAATTTCCACGGATCCATGACCATACGCATTTGCTTTCACCGAAGCAAGAATAAACATTCCTTCGGGCAACGCGGCGCGAAATGCGCTCAGATTATGTCTGAGCGCATCCAGCGATATTTCAGCTCTTGTTGGGCGATAATGCCGTTCCACTTGCTTCACCTTCTCCTTATTGCGGAAGCCGGTTCAATCCCGATCTGCAAACATGAATAGATTAATGTTATACGTTGCAGCATGGGCTGTCAATGAAATGGCCGCTTTCAAAAGCTGGAAGCTTATGGGCATTGTCCTGTTTTTTTGTTATTTACCCAATTCGCCTTGAACGGATTGAGCGATTTTGATCATTTCCGTCTCCGGCAAATCTTCGCTTGTCAGACGGAACAAGTTGCCTTCATACGTCCAGGTTAACGTCTGCTGCTCTGTTCCGCTCAGTTCGCCCAGCGTAAATCCAAGGTCAACCGGGATACCCGTGACAGCCGATACAGCTACGTCCGCAGGTTCCGTTTGAATCAGCGTGTAATGATAGGATCCTGTATAGCGGGTCATGACACCCGGATTGTCGCCATACACAATATCGAGCATGCCTTCATTTTGCTCAACGCCTGCCGGTGTATAAGACGGTTCAAACGGCTGCAGCACATTCGCTGCCGCATTGCCGGCATCTGCCGATGTTTCGCCAGCTGCGGATTGACCGTCCGAATCCTTGCCGTCAGACTTGCCATTATCCGCTTTCGTATCTTTGCCGTTGTCTTTCGAAGCATCCCCGTTCGCCGCTGCCGAAGGATCGCCTTGCGCATTGTCGCTGCCGGCCGGCGCCACCGTAGTTGGCTGATCCGATCCGGAATCCGGCGAAGCCGAGGATTTCATATTGGCTTCCGTATCAAATGCGCTTTTGTCAAAATTGACGCCAAAATCAAATTTATCGAAGTTCACTTCAACCATCACCGCGGCATTGGTATCGCTGACTTCTACATGAACAGGATGGAAGTCCGATTTGTTCAGCCAAATTTTTTGACGGGCGAAGGAACCGGTGTTATAGTTGGCCATCACGTCAAACACATAGGCATCCTTTTTCTCATCCACCGTAAACTGGCGGGAGTTGTCAACCAGAATGCTTTGCGCCAGCGTTTGGTACAAGTATACTTGCCCTTGGTTTTGCGGCCAGTCGCTTTGGAAACGGAACACTTTGTTCAGACGCGGTGTCAACACAAATACGCCTTCATCGTTACGAAGCACGATCTGCGAGATGTCTTTCTCGGCATTCGTAATTTTAATGCGGTAGTTCGTCGGTTTCAAATACGAAACCTCCACATTGTAGGTGAGCGGCTGCGTGCCGGTGTGAAGCGTCATCGTACCGCTCGCTTGGTAGCTTTGCATGTTGTTGACAACCTTGTCCAGTTCCTTAACCACGGACTCGGCGTCCTTCGTTCCGCATGCGGACAATAAGAGTGAGAAACATAGCAGAATTACCGCTGTCCATGTAAAGCGACGCATGAATAATCATCCCCTCTTGTACATTGTTTTTCCAACTTGTACATGTGTATGAAGGGACTTGGACATTTATGCGGACTGGCAATGGCTTGGACGATTAAAAAGTTTCAATCCGAATTATACACAAAAAAACGCCCCTGCCAGCCCTCCAGCCCGTAAACGGCTGGACCCGGCTTTTGCAAGGGGCGCTTTTTTTTTATTGAGGGGGTTCTGCCGTACTGAGGTTACGGCGTAATTTCCGAGACGCTTAAGGAGATGTCCGAGAAAGGCCCGACGATCCCGCCAAGCTGGTCGACACGAAGCTGAAGAATGCTGTTCGGCACGGTTACGCTGAAGATGCAGTTGCCCGAAGCATGAGAAGCCCCATTAACTTCCGGGCCGCCTGCAAAGCTTTCCGAAAGAAACAGCCCGTTCAGAAACAACATCATTTTACATTGGGAAACGCCGTTAAATGGCTTCATATTCCATGCCGACACGGAATAATTCACCAAATATCTCCCTGGCGCCAATACAATGTTGGTTGGTGCAAGGTTGGAGAATGTAATATTGGCCCCGACAATGTTGGAGGTTGCAAAAGGTACGGATGCCGTAGGGAACAAATCTCCTGAAGTAATGACCTGAAACTCACCGCTGCTTGCCATCTTAAACTCACTTCGCTTTCTATAAAACTAGTAAAACTTCTCTATCAGCATATTCCAGCAGATTCATATTGTTATCAGCATTCCCCCTTTTTCCCCGAATGCCGCGCCCGGCCAGCATAAATGTGCTTTCACCCTTCCTCGCTTTGCCTACAAGTTTTATAGTCTTTTGCATATGATGATTCGGAATGATGAAGAAAGGAGAGAAGCCATTTGTTAATCGGAACGGCGGTAACGAACAGCCATCTGGCTCGGGCTAAAGTTCTGGCACAGTCGGTGAAGCTGCATCATCCGGAAGCCAAGTTTGTTGTCAGCCTTGTTGAGCGGGCGCTTGATCCGGATATACCTGAATTCCCTTGTTTTGATGAAGTGGTGCTGGCTAAAGATACCTGGAGCGGAAATTTCGATCAGCTCATCTTTAAATACGACACTTGGGAAGCCTGCTGCTTTGCAAAGGCGCCTCTGCTTGATTACGTTATGAACAAATATAAAGACGAGGACCAGGTGCTGTTTTTAGACAGCGACATGGAGGTTCTTGCACCGCTTTATGATCTTGACCATCGTTTTAAGCAAAGCTCCGTAATCCTCACGCCGCAGCATATATACAGAGGCTCGGAATATGACGACTTCAAGTACGGCGTGTTTAATGCCGGTTTTGTTGGCGTCTCCCGAAATGAAGAAGGGTTAAGCTTCATTAAATGGTGGCTGAAAAGACTGGAGAGGCATGCTTATTTCGGCGATAACGATACATTATTCGCAGAGCAGAAATGGCTGAACCTCGTCCCGTCTTTTTTTGACCATACCGAAATCATTAGACATCCGGGCTACAATGTGGCCGGCTGGAATTTCGGCGAAAGAAAGATTACCCGCTCGGACAGCGGGCAATATTTGTCCAACGGCGAACCGTTGTACATTTTGCATCACCATAGCATAAGCGAATTAGAAAAACAGATTGAAGACGAGTCCTTCCGGGGAGAACATCCGGTACTGTCCGAGCTCATCCAAAGTTATGCGGCCAAGCTTGACCGGGTCGGACGGCGCAACACGGGGCTGATCCCATGGAGCTACCGTTTCTTCACAAGCGGAGAGATGATCCTTCGAGAATCGAGGCTTGTCTACCGCAACAATTTATATTTGGAACAAAAATATCCGAATCCGTTTTTATTAAGCAATGCTTTTTTTGCAAATTATCCGCATGAAGAGCATGACGATGACGAAGCGGCGCTCCGTACGGCACCGCGTAAACGGAGACCGGTCCGGAGAGCGAAGCGGAAAGCTAGACGATCGAAAAAGAGGATATCGAAACAGCGCCTTAGGAAAGTGAAGCGGCCCGTCAAAAAAAGCCGCTCCCATGCGCCGCATAAGCCTGTAAACAACTTTTTGACGAAACCAACGCTGTTTATTCCGCAGCAGCAACGGGTCCGGCAAGCGCATCCGCAAATCCTTATCCGGCTGAACCTCAATCTGTCCCTCCGCTTGGCGCTAAACATCCAAATAAACGGCCGCGCCCGGCGGTCCCGAACGGTAAAACTGGCGGCTAAAGGGGGATTCCAATGATTATTTGCTCCACAGCCACATTCGCAACCGTTCCTTATGTATTGGAGATGGCGCGCTCGGCTAAGCAGCACTATCCGCACGCCAAAATCGTGCTTGCGCTTATTGAAGAAGAAATCCCGGATATGCTTACGCATTCTCCCTGGATTGACACCGTCCTTCTTGCCAAACAATTGCCTATCCCTGACTTCAACCGCTTCATCTTTAAAATGACATCAACGATGAGCCTCAATACGATCAAAGCCCAGCTGCTTCAGCATTTGATTCATACGGATGAACAAGCGGACATTCTTGTCTTCGCAGACTGCTATACGCAGTTTTTCGGACCGCTTCCCGAAGTGATGGAGCTGCTGGAGTCCCGCCCGATCGTACTCATTCCCCATCTCGTAGACGTACACGCCACGGATGACTACGAGCGTGAATTAATGCTGCTGAACGACGGCACTTTTTTCGCCGGTTTTATCGCTTTGAAGCGAACCGATGAATCCAAACATTTTCTGGACTGGTGGTCCGACAAGTTAAACCGCGATATCCGCGATCCGTACGCCAGCGATTTTTTTGACCAAAAATGGCTTAACTTTGCCAATGTGTTTTTTAACGCAGCCATATTGAAGCATCCCGGCTATCAGCTTGCTTTCTGGAATTTCCACGAACCGTCGAGGCGAATTACGCACGCGGACGATCAAAGCGTTCAGCTGGCGGCAAACCCGCTGCGGCTGGTCAACTTCGGCAACGAAAACAACCAAATGGATTATTATTTAAAGTTGCTTCCCGGCAAACAGCACGAAGCATTCCTCCGCTTGCGGGACCGGTACGCCGCCAATGTAAAGAAACAAGACCTGCATGGCTATTTAAAGCATGTCGAGTGGAGTTACGACCGCTATACCAATAAAGAAAAAATCGCACTGGATATCCGGCTGAACTTCCGGTCGCTGCCGGATCAGCCTGCTAACCCTTTTGAGTACAGCAATGCGCAGTTTAATCAAATGTTCGGGCGGGAGGAAAACGAGCGGTGAGAATTGTGGTCGTCGCCCCAAATACAACGATATTGCCCCCTCCAAAGGACGGGGGAACCGAACGCGTCGTTTACGAGCTTAGCGAGCAATACGCGAAAAGAGGCCATGACGTTTTTTTATACGGGCGGGGCGGCAGCAGAAGCAGCGGAACGCTATTCAGCTATCCGTTTGACGGATTCGGAGATGCGGAGATCCGCCGGTTTGTCGAGCATACGCTCCCGCCGGATGTCGATATTATTCACGATCATACGTTTGAATCCGCA encodes the following:
- the alr gene encoding alanine racemase, translated to MERHYRPTRAEISLDALRHNLSAFRAALPEGMFILASVKANAYGHGSVEIAKEAEAFGIDYFGVAFLDEALQLRNAGVRKPILVLGFVPAEGLLLAREHNITIALYRNDILDAIAALPPDAEGKRLKAHIKIDSGMGRLGLLGVEEASVFIERAMQVPGLEVEGLFTHYARADEADKSYTELQYRRFSEVADYVKRHQLPIPLIHAANSAAGMETPEFAYSMVRLGIAMYGLYPSAEVGRETIQLEPVMSLKTEVVHVKDAPEGWGISYGTRYFTQGTERIGTLPVGYADGYSRMLTGKAQVLIRGVKAPVLGAICMDQCMVALDKAGGDDPVRNGEEVVLIGRQGDSVITADDIADQLGTINYEVTCMISARVPRVYRKNGQIVAVDNPIVRQQ
- a CDS encoding outer membrane lipoprotein-sorting protein, coding for MVKELDKVVNNMQSYQASGTMTLHTGTQPLTYNVEVSYLKPTNYRIKITNAEKDISQIVLRNDEGVFVLTPRLNKVFRFQSDWPQNQGQVYLYQTLAQSILVDNSRQFTVDEKKDAYVFDVMANYNTGSFARQKIWLNKSDFHPVHVEVSDTNAAVMVEVNFDKFDFGVNFDKSAFDTEANMKSSASPDSGSDQPTTVAPAGSDNAQGDPSAAANGDASKDNGKDTKADNGKSDGKDSDGQSAAGETSADAGNAAANVLQPFEPSYTPAGVEQNEGMLDIVYGDNPGVMTRYTGSYHYTLIQTEPADVAVSAVTGIPVDLGFTLGELSGTEQQTLTWTYEGNLFRLTSEDLPETEMIKIAQSVQGELGK
- a CDS encoding CopG family ribbon-helix-helix protein, with the protein product MANIQNTKRIMISLPDQLLEEVDGIVAKENSNRSEFIRQAMKLYLVERKKRQIRESMQRGYLEMAKINLNMASEAFQAEEEADHTLGRLVSGV
- a CDS encoding type II toxin-antitoxin system PemK/MazF family toxin — its product is MIVKRGDVFFADLSPVVGSEQGGVRPVLVIQNDIGNRFSPTVIVAAITAQIQKAKLPTHVEMDAATHGFDRDSVVLLEQIRTIDKQRLTDKITHLDDESMRKVDDALQISVGLIDF